One part of the Xiphophorus maculatus strain JP 163 A chromosome 1, X_maculatus-5.0-male, whole genome shotgun sequence genome encodes these proteins:
- the LOC102237523 gene encoding sortilin-like: protein MGLLLHCLLLLAVCALPAGGLDFQPGSKALGQPVFVRRSVERRAAQIAKRSLPSWPGASHHHRIRRRSVDQGESCKKHEGYQSKLKDNTHSYTLNDLSGSVSLAWVGDGTGVILALTTFQVPIFLLRFGQSKLYRSEDYGKSFEDVTNLINNTFISAEFGIAIGPENSGKVILTAEISGGDGYRIFASSDFGKTFAHLNLPFNPMMQISYNPENSNVLAVLSMRNELWLSEDFGRNWKKISDMVCLFKWGRKNTIFFTSSQNGSCSDRGMLQLKRTTDLGKTIKTVASKIFSFGLGGRFLFASVMTGKGTMRMIHVSVDQGENWNMAQLPPVGHEQFYSILAANDDMVFMHVDEPGDTGFGTIYVSDDRGTVYSKSLERHLYTTTGGDTDFTNVTSLRGVFITSVLAEDTSVQSVVSFDQGGEWVPLQRPANTKCDATAKDPDKCSLHIHAAYSIAMKLDVPMPPLTEPNAVGLIIAHGSVGDAISVMKSDVYVSDDGGYTWIKALNGPHHYAMLDSGGLLVAVEDNGKPINKIKFSTDEGQCWSIYEFTKEPISFTGLASEPGARSMNVSIWGYKDSLITQNWVSFTIDFRELLTRDCNDDDYVQWLAHSDDISDPTDGCMLGYKETFLRLRKDSVCWNGRDYTVNTQPTPCACTLDDFLCDFGYSRKENSSECVEQPDLQGKVLEFCLHGKEEQLQTKGYRKIPGDKCEGGQMPQRKEIDLSKRCVSDLVSPELQTDGHSSKSVAILLAVVVVMLLSVAAGVVFVRKYVCGGRFLVHRYSVLQQHVEDNAADGIDEPLDTNHAPNGKIEFHDDSDEDLLE from the exons ATGGGGCTCCTGCTGCATTGTCTCCTGCTGCTCGCCGTCTGCGCTCTCCCAGCCGGTGGCTTGGATTTCCAGCCGGGATCCAAAGCTCTCGGACAGCCGGTGTTCGTGAGGCGCTCCGTGGAGAGGAGAGCCGCGCAAATCGCGAAGAGGTCCCTGCCGTCGTGGCCGGGCGCATCGCACCACCACAGGATACGGCGAAGGAGCGTCGACCAGGGCGAGTCGTGCAAAAAGCACGAAGGGTATCAGAGCAAGTTAAAAGACAACACCCACAGT TATACACTGAACGACCTGAGTGGCTCCGTGTCACTGGCCTGGGTTGGAGATGGCACAGGG GTCATACTGGCTTTGACCACATTTCAGGTGCCTATCTTCTTGTTGAGATTCGGCCAGTCCAAACTCTACCGTAG TGAGGACTACGGGAAGTCGTTTGAGGACGTGACCAACTTAATCAACAACACGTTCATTTCAGCGGAGTTTGGCATAGCAATCGGCCCTGAGAATTCAGGCAAA GTGATCCTGACAGCTGAAATCTCTGGAGGAGATGGGTATCGGATTTTTGCCTCCAGTGACTTTGGGAAGACTTTTGCCCACCTGAACTTGCCTTTCAATCCCATGATGCAGATCTCATACAACCCTGAGAACTCCAATGTGCTGGCAGTCCTCAGCATGAGG AATGAACTTTGGCTTTCGGAAGATTTTGGACGCAACTGGAAGAAAATCTCCGACATGGTGTGCCTTTTTAAATG GGGAAGAAAAAATACCATCTTCTTCACAAGCAGCCAAAATGGATCCTGCA GTGACAGGGGAATGTTGCAGCTAAAGAGAACCACAGACTTGGGTAAAACCATCAAGACTGTTGCCAGCAAGATCTTCTCTTTTGGCCTGGGTGGACGCTTCCTCTTTGCTTCAGTAATGACGGGAAAG GGCACTATGAGGATGATCCACGTGTCTGTGGATCAGGGTGAGAACTGGAACATGGCTCAGCTCCCTCCGGTTGGCCATGAGCAGTTCTACTCCATCCTGGCAGCAAATGACGATATGGTCTTCATGCATGTTGACGAGCCTGGAG ATACTGGTTTTGGTACAATTTATGTTTCGGACGATCGAGGCACGGTCTACTCCAAGTCACTGGAGCGTCATCTTTATACGACGACGGGGGGCGACACCGACTTCACCAACGTCACTTCCCTGAGAGGAGTCTTCATCACCAGTGTGTTGGCAGAAG atACCTCTGTGCAGTCTGTGGTGTCCTTTGATCAGGGAGGAGAGTGGGTTCCCCTGCAGAGACCTGCCAACACCAAGTGTGACGCTACAGCCAAGGATCCAGACAAG TGCAGTCTCCACATCCATGCGGCTTACAGCATTGCTATGAAGCTGGACGTCCCCATGCCGCCCCTGACGGAGCCAAACGCTGTGGGTCTAATCATAGCTCATG GCAGCGTCGGGGACGCCATCTCTGTGATGAAGTCGGATGTTTATGTGTCCGATGATGGAGGCTACACCTGGATAAAGGCTCTTAATGGGCCCCATCACTACGCCATGCTGGACtcaggagggctgctggtggCTGTGGAGGACAATGGCAAACCCATCAACAAAATCAA ATTTTCCACCGATGAAGGACAGTGCTGGAGTATTTATGAATTCACCAAAGAGCCAATCTCGTTCACGGGGCTGGCTTCAGAGCCGGGAGCTCGCTCCATGAATGTCAGCATCTGGGGCTACAAAGATTCCCTGATCACCCAGAACTGGGTCTCCTTCACCATCGACTTCAGGGAACTGCTCACCAGAGACT GTAACGACGATGACTATGTGCAGTGGTTGGCCCACTCTGATGACATCAGTGACCCGACAGACGGCTGCATGCTGGGTTACAAAGAGACGTTCTTGCGGCTCAGAAAGGACTCCGTTTGCTGGAATGGACGTGATTACACTGTGAACACACAGCCAACTCCATGTGCATGCACCCTGGACGACTTCTTGTG TGACTTTGGATACTCGCGTAAAGAGAACAGCTCTGAGTGTGTGGAGCAGCCGGACCTGCAGGGCAAAGTGTTGGAGTTCTGCCTGCATGGCAAAGAGGAGCAACTGCAGACCAAAGG GTACAGGAAAATCCCTGGAGATAAATGTGAAGGAGGACAGATGCCTCAACGTAAAGAGATTGACCTCAGTAAGAGGTGTGTCAGTGATCTTGTATCTCCAGAGCTTCAG acAGACGGTCACTCCTCCAAGTCTGTGGCCATACTGTTAGCGGTCGTCGTCGTCATGCTGCTGAGCGTCGCAGCAGGAGTGGTCTTTGTCAGGAAGTACGTCTGCGGCGGCAG GTTTTTGGTGCACAGGTACTCTGTGCTGCAGCAACACGTTGAGGACAACGCTGCAGACGGGATAGATGAGCCGCTGGACACCAACCACGCCCCCAACGGCAAAATAGAGTTTCACGATGACTCTGACGAG